The Streptococcus mitis region CTTCAAGAAGGTGGAGATTATGTCACAAAAGATATCTCTAAAGTCTTGAAGACTTCACAAAAACTAGCTGAAGGATTGAAATTGAACTATGGTGAAGCCTACCCATCACTTGCTAGCAATGAAACCTTCCAAGTTGAAGTGATTGGTGAAGTAGAGCCTGTAGAAGTTACAGAAAGCTACCTAGCAGAGATTATTTCAGCTCGCATTAAACACATTTTTGAACAAATCAAACAAGAGTTGGAAAGAAGACATTTGTTGGATCTTCCAGGTGGGATTGTTCTGATTGGTGGAAATGCTATTTTACCAGGTATTGTAGAACTTGCACAGGAAGTCTTTGGTGTTGGTGTCAAACTTTACGTTCCAAATCAAGTTGGAATTCGTAACCCTGCCTTTGCTCATGTGATTAGCTTGTCTGAATTTGCTGGTCAATTGACTGAAGTGCATTTATTGGCACAAAGAGCAGTCAAGGGTGAAGATACTTTGCGTCACCAACCCATTAATTTTGGTGGGATGATTCAACGTGTTACGCAGGTAGCACAACCGACCCCTATTCAACCAGTTCAAAATACTGAGGTAGAGCAATCAGCTTCTACGAACGTAGTTGCTCCGAAAGAAGATAAAGTATCTTCTCAAAATAAACCAAAAATCGCAGATCGTTTCCGTGGCTTAATCGGAAGCATGTTTGATGAATAAAAGAGGAAAAATAAACTATGACATTTTCATTTGATACAGCAGCAGCTCAAGGTGCAGTTATTAAAGTAATCGGTGTTGGTGGAGGTGGTGGTAACGCCATTAACCGCATGGTTGACGAAGGTGTTGC contains the following coding sequences:
- the ftsA gene encoding cell division protein FtsA — encoded protein: MARDGFFTGLDIGTNSIKVLVAELRNGELNVIGVSNAKSKGVKDGIIVDIEAAATAIKSAISQAEEKAGISIKSVNVGLPGNLLQVEPTQGMIPVTSDTKEITDQDVENVVKSALTKSMTPDREVITFIPEEFIVDGFQGIRDPRGMMGVRLEMRGLLYTGPRTILHNLRKTVERSGVQVENIIISPLALVRSVLNEGEREFGATVIDMGAGQTTVATIRNQELQFTNILQEGGDYVTKDISKVLKTSQKLAEGLKLNYGEAYPSLASNETFQVEVIGEVEPVEVTESYLAEIISARIKHIFEQIKQELERRHLLDLPGGIVLIGGNAILPGIVELAQEVFGVGVKLYVPNQVGIRNPAFAHVISLSEFAGQLTEVHLLAQRAVKGEDTLRHQPINFGGMIQRVTQVAQPTPIQPVQNTEVEQSASTNVVAPKEDKVSSQNKPKIADRFRGLIGSMFDE